One genomic window of Planctomycetota bacterium includes the following:
- a CDS encoding AccI family restriction endonuclease, giving the protein MSTQWHPFERALMVSRVEAEIELRGIAGVPWADFLLNPRRLRGSDFLMGWSQGVWSEERIVQAVNATGSYFALPYGLSAVAPDRDVREFELYFERLDRAGLRDLKRPDILIFTEARAERVRSVVKEIGGEPELPFTPEDDERMAFLLSEAILAVECENSLWRAKAMPDYGRPLRPVKRLGGKLGLPKAAVVPTIIIKDEDRAPLRLWQVQRKVPLHVWHVFYVAAFGLALDKAEELIRDGLIQAREQVFQAPGGATTRKVIYSFYYHYAYLLGDCEEEPRLAAAHIEDKNGHILPYVRFEGGRLALRPEAMAALEEAAMRKQG; this is encoded by the coding sequence ATGAGCACCCAGTGGCATCCCTTTGAGCGCGCACTGATGGTGTCTCGGGTCGAGGCTGAGATCGAGCTGAGAGGCATAGCCGGAGTGCCGTGGGCTGACTTTCTGCTGAATCCCCGGCGCCTTCGTGGAAGCGACTTCCTGATGGGATGGTCGCAAGGGGTGTGGAGCGAAGAACGGATCGTGCAAGCCGTCAACGCCACCGGCTCGTACTTTGCGTTGCCGTACGGGCTGAGCGCGGTCGCGCCCGACCGCGACGTACGGGAGTTCGAACTCTACTTTGAGCGCTTGGACAGGGCGGGATTACGCGACTTGAAGCGACCAGATATCCTGATCTTCACAGAAGCGCGCGCTGAACGGGTACGGAGCGTGGTGAAGGAGATCGGGGGCGAGCCTGAGTTGCCCTTCACTCCTGAGGATGATGAGAGGATGGCGTTCCTTCTCTCGGAGGCCATCCTCGCCGTCGAGTGTGAGAACAGTCTGTGGCGGGCCAAGGCTATGCCCGACTACGGGCGCCCGCTCAGACCTGTGAAGAGGCTTGGGGGCAAGCTGGGGCTGCCCAAGGCGGCGGTGGTGCCCACGATCATCATCAAGGATGAAGACAGGGCGCCGCTGCGCCTCTGGCAGGTGCAACGCAAGGTGCCGCTGCACGTCTGGCACGTCTTCTACGTTGCGGCGTTCGGTCTTGCCCTGGACAAGGCAGAGGAGTTGATACGCGACGGACTCATTCAGGCGCGCGAACAGGTCTTCCAGGCACCGGGTGGAGCGACCACCAGGAAGGTCATCTACAGCTTCTACTATCACTACGCATATCTGCTGGGCGATTGTGAAGAGGAACCGCGATTGGCCGCCGCCCACATCGAGGACAAGAACGGGCACATCCTGCCCTATGTGCGCTTCGAGGGCGGGCGTCTCGCTCTGCGGCCTGAGGCGATGGCGGCTCTGGAAGAGGCCGCCATGCGCAAGCAGGGGTGA
- a CDS encoding ABC transporter ATP-binding protein, protein MIELVDVYKAFGPKQVLNGFSLRVERGETFVIIGRNGIGKTVTFKHIMGLMKPDRGRVIVEGVDITGLSNHELIAVRDKFGMVFQGCALLNWLTVAENVALPLRERTNLSKRQIQDKVMEKLTLMGLQNAGHLFPAECSGGMKKRAAVARAIVRDPQIILYDEPTAGLDPIMASVVNDLIIELRQKLQITAMVVTHDMASAYRIADRIGMLSGGKIIEIGTPDQIRTSQNPIVRQFIEGRVAEPTIAERPA, encoded by the coding sequence ATGATAGAACTGGTGGACGTCTACAAGGCTTTCGGCCCGAAGCAGGTGCTCAACGGCTTCAGCCTGCGCGTCGAGCGGGGCGAGACCTTCGTGATCATCGGCCGCAACGGCATCGGCAAGACGGTGACCTTCAAGCACATCATGGGCCTGATGAAGCCCGACCGCGGCCGCGTGATAGTCGAGGGGGTGGACATCACGGGGCTGAGCAACCACGAGCTCATCGCCGTGCGCGACAAGTTCGGCATGGTCTTCCAGGGCTGCGCCCTGCTCAACTGGCTCACCGTGGCCGAAAACGTCGCCCTCCCCCTCCGCGAGCGCACCAACCTGTCGAAGCGGCAGATCCAGGACAAGGTGATGGAGAAGCTCACGCTCATGGGCCTCCAGAACGCCGGCCACCTGTTCCCCGCCGAGTGCAGCGGCGGCATGAAGAAGCGGGCGGCCGTGGCCCGCGCCATCGTGCGCGACCCGCAGATCATCCTCTACGACGAGCCCACGGCCGGCCTCGACCCCATCATGGCCAGCGTGGTGAACGACCTCATCATCGAGCTCCGCCAGAAGCTCCAGATCACCGCCATGGTCGTCACCCACGACATGGCCAGCGCCTATCGGATCGCGGACCGCATCGGCATGCTCTCCGGCGGCAAGATCATCGAGATCGGCACCCCCGACCAGATACGCACCTCCCAGAACCCCATCGTCCGCCAGTTCATCGAAGGCCGCGTCGCCGAGCCAACCATCGCCGAGCGACCGGCCTGA